In a single window of the Nicotiana tomentosiformis chromosome 8, ASM39032v3, whole genome shotgun sequence genome:
- the LOC104115962 gene encoding endoglucanase 1-like yields the protein MAHFIGASLNMLILCFTFFLLLNLSHNFAFAFTSQDYSNALEKSILFFEGQRSGKLPANQRLNWRGDSGLSDGSGYHVDLVGGYYDAGDNIKFGLPMAFTTTLLAWSVIEFGSSMHNQLDNAKEAIRWSTDYLLKAATASPNTLYVQVGDPNEDHKCWERPEDMDTPRNVYKVSPQNPGSDVAAETAAALAAASIVFKDSDPSYSSKLLHTAQEVFDFADRYRGSYSDSLSSVVCPFYCSYSGYHDELLWGASWLHRASQDASYLAYIQSNGQTLGATEDDYSFSWDDKRPGTKIVLSKDFLEKSTQEFQAYKVHSDNYICSLIPGSPSFQAQYTPGGLLFKGSESNLQYVTSSSFLLITYAKYLKSNGGAVSCGASRYPAEKLVELAKKQVDYILGDNPARISYMVGFGQRYPLRVHHRGSSLPSVHTHPGHIGCNEGFQSMNSGSPNPNVLVGAIVGGPDSKDNFEDDRNNYQQSEPATYINAPLVGALAFLSAESI from the exons ATGGCTCATTTTATTGGGGCTTCTTTAAACATGCTGATTTTATGCTTCACCTTCTTCCTCTTACTTAACCTTTCTCATAATTTTGCCTTTGCTTTCACTTCTCAAGATTACTCTAATGCTCTTGAGAAATCAATTCTCTTTTTCGAGGGACAGAGGTCCGGAAAGTTGCCTGCAAATCAACGCCTTAATTGGAGGGGTGATTCTGGCTTATCCGATGGTTCCGGTTACCAT GTTGACCTAGTAGGAGGATATTATGATGCAGGGGACAATATTAAGTTTGGGCTGCCAATGGCATTCACAACAACTCTACTAGCTTGGAGTGTAATCGAATTTGGAAGTTCCATGCACAACCAACTTGACAATGCTAAAGAAGCGATTCGTTGGAGTACTGATTATCTTCTTAAAGCAGCTACAGCGAGCCCCAACACGCTATACGTGCAAGTAGGAGATCCAAATGAAGATCACAAGTGTTGGGAAAGACCTGAGGATATGGACACACCGCGCAATGTATACAAAGTGTCGCCACAGAATCCAGGTTCTGATGTTGCAGCTGAAACTGCTGCTGCTTTGGCTGCTGCCTCTATTGTGTTCAAAGATTCTGATCCTTCTTATTCCTCTAAATTACTGCATACTGCACAAGAG GTGTTTGATTTTGCGGACAGGTATAGAGGTTCATATAGTGACAGTCTCAGTTCAGTGGTCTGCCCATTTTACTGCTCTTACTCTGGATACCAT GATGAACTTTTGTGGGGAGCATCATGGCTTCATAGAGCTTCGCAAGATGCTTCTTATCTTGCTTATATCCAATCAAATGGCCAAACTTTGGGTGCTACTGAAGATGATTATTCCTTCAGTTGGGATGACAAGAGACCTGGAACCAAAATCGTTCTCTCAAAG GACTTCTTGGAAAAGAGTACTCAAGAATTCCAAGCATACAAAGTTCACTCAGACAACTATATCTGCTCTTTAATTCCAGGCTCACCTAGCTTTCAAGCTCAGTATACCCCAG GGGGGCTTCTATTTAAAGGAAGTGAAAGCAATCTCCAATACGTAACATCCTCATCATTTCTGCTAATAACCTATGCCAAATACTTGAAGTCAAATGGAGGAGCTGTCTCATGTGGAGCTTCAAGATATCCTGCAGAGAAGCTCGTTGAACTCGCAAAAAAACAAGTAGACTACATATTAGGAGATAATCCAGCAAGAATATCGTACATGGTTGGTTTCGGACAGAGGTATCCGCTACGTGTGCACCATAGAGGTTCATCTCTACCATCAGTGCACACACATCCCGGTCACATTGGCTGCAACGAGGGATTCCAGTCTATGAACTCGGGCTCGCCTAATCCAAACGTTCTTGTTGGAGCCATTGTGGGTGGTCCAGACAGTAAAGATAACTTCGAAGATGACAGAAATAATTATCAGCAATCAGAGCCTGCTACATACATTAATGCACCACTAGTTGGAGCTCTTGCTTTCTTATCTGCAGAATCTATCTAA
- the LOC104116038 gene encoding protein BRANCHLESS TRICHOME: protein MMMIRSQENPRNKSFGISDDHIIPTSICPTWKLYENPFYNLQNQPHNPTIPHQEETNHTPLKSHNNKQIHRLNLPISARKIAASFWDLTFIRPFMDSELEMARAQIAELKSKLEHERKARKKLESMNKKIARELSEERKGREALERVCEELANHISMDREEINRLRKEMEEERKMLRMAEVMREERVQMKLNDAKYLLEEKLLELEETKKMLPYNAKTEAKNQEDMNHNISSAACDQRTEKRCEIADHKSICNSASEGNSASFNYQLTFHRRNQSPEPENPHIKRGIKGFVEFPKVVRAISSKSRHWGTKLECQKAQLRILLKQKCPIRSNGLITS from the coding sequence atgatgatgatcagAAGCCAAGAAAATCCCAGAAATAAGTCCTTTGGTATCTCCGATGATCACATTATCCCTACTTCTATATGTCCAACCTGGAAACTGTACGAGAACCCCTTCTATAATTTACAAAACCAACCTCACAACCCCACAATTCCACATCAAGAAGAAACCAACCACACTCCACTCAAAAGTCACAACAATAAGCAAATTCATCGTCTAAACCTCCCCATATCTGCTAGGAAAATTGCAGCATCCTTTTGGGATCTTACCTTTATTAGACCATTCATGGATTCTGAGCTTGAAATGGCTCGAGCCCAAATCGCTGAATTGAAGTCCAAGTTAGAACATGAGCGAAAGGCACGTAAGAAGTTGGAATCAATGAACAAGAAGATTGCAAGAGAGTTGTCTGAAGAGAGAAAAGGGAGAGAAGCATTGGAGCGAGTCTGCGAAGAACTTGCCAATCATATATCGATGGATAGAGAAGAGATCAATCGATTGAGGAAAGAAATGGAAGAAGAGAGGAAAATGCTGAGAATGGCTGAGGTTATGAGAGAAGAGAGAGTCCAAATGAAGCTTAATGATGCCAAATATTTATTGGAAGAAAAGTTGTTAGAATTGGAAGAAACCAAGAAAATGTTGCCATATAATGCCAAGACTGAAGCCAAAAATCAAGAAGACATGAACCATAATATCTCATCAGCTGCATGTGATCAACGAACAGAGAAAAGGTGTGAAATAGCTGATCACAAGTCCATTTGCAACAGTGCAAGTGAGGGAAACAGTGCTTCTTTTAATTACCAATTGACGTTTCATAGAAGAAACCAATCACCAGAGCCTGAAAATCCTCACATCAAACGAGGGATCAAAGGATTTGTGGAATTTCCAAAGGTGGTCCGAGCCATTAGTTCTAAAAGCAGACATTGGGGTACAAAGTTGGAGTGTCAAAAGGCTCAGCTAAGGATATTACTGAAACAGAAGTGTCCTATCCGATCCAATGGTCTTATAACAAGCTGA